Genomic DNA from Gossypium hirsutum isolate 1008001.06 chromosome A01, Gossypium_hirsutum_v2.1, whole genome shotgun sequence:
GGGGGAGGGAAGGGGATGTGGGAAATAGAGATAGGAGAGAAGGAAAAGGGGTAGTAACTCGAAAGGTATGACAGTAAAAATACAAGAGAAGAGAAGGATTGATATTCAAACTGGAATTGGGAAAAAGGAGAAAAATGAAACAGTCCGTAAATAATTTCTCCATCAGGATTCACCATTTGTATTGCCATCTTAATATGAGTGCTCCTAGaggtttatttcttttattatacttcactatgaataaatgaataatctGAAAATGTAGAGAAGCAATCTAGAGGAAGCTTTCACATTAACTCTCCATAGAAATACTACAAAATAACAACAGTCTCCAATTAAAGCAACCATTAGAATacataaaacaattataaaaatctATGTAAAAGTTTTATAAACAAAGTCATTTCTTGTTTATTAGGAAAGTGGATACCCTAAAACAATAATAAGGGAAATTATCTCATAATTTCAAAAACGAAAATTGATTTTCCATCCCAATGGGTGCAGAGAACCCCACGCGTATTGAATTCTTTGCAGTTTCTGAGTCCTTTGAAAACTTGGCTCAAATTGACCGATCAGATTGTCCAAATATATATTAGTTACCAAGCTGCTTTTATTCTATGATCTTTCCATCATAAATATACAGAAACAAATATGATATGCATCTAATAAGAGAAGAAGATAACAACTGCTTTAAAAAGTCTTAAACATGCACGTTTATGGATGCACAGTAGATACGAAATCCAATAAGCAGAAATTTGGAGCTCACCAATAAGCGATCAATAAGGTCTCTAGCTTCTTCAGAAAAATAATTTGGAAATCTTATATCTCGGGCTATGATTCTTTGAAATATTAGCCATTCACTTGCATCTTTAAAAGGAGAAGTCCCTGAAAGCATTTGGTACAAGGTGCAGCCAAGTGCCCAGAGGTCATTTCTGTTTGAATATGTTCAAAAGAACAAGCTAGTTATCCTATGAACAAGATCAAGGAAAACAACTAAGTCCAATCACAAGTCCCtacaattgaattattattatttttctggGCCAAAACAATTGAATTATTTAGGAAACCAAATGGTAGAGGGGAAAGTGTGGTGGAAAAGGGGGCATgggagaaggaaaaaaaaaaacaaagagaaaaaaagtcCACAATTATAGCAAGCTTAAGATTTCATTTCAAGTTTGACAATTTTAATCAAGATTATTGGCAAGCTCATTAAGAGATTGAAGGTCTCTTACCCGAAAGTAGCTGGAGAAGAATTTAGAACTTCAGGAGGAACATATGCAGCAGTCCCCACAAATGTGCATGCCTTATCATCTGGAGATGACAATGTTAATCTTAAACATGGGGAGGGAGGGGGGATTTCAACACGAAAAAAAATTATCCTGATTTTACCTGAGGATGCATTAGGAAGGACTGTAATTTGGCTATTCTGCATTGGCTTTACGCTGCCAAAGTCAGCAATCTTAATATGCCCATCTGTAGTAAGAAGCAAGTTCTCTGGCTGCCATGTAACAACAAACATTAGCATTTTTAAAATGTCAATGTAATAGAACATGCATGCTGTGAAAATACCTTAATATCTCGATGTATCAATCCCATATTGTGTATGTATTCAAGAGCATCTACAACTTCTGCAGCATAAAAGCGAGCTTCATCCTCTGATAAACGACCTTTCTGAACAAAAAAATAGCCAGATTGTGATACTGAACCATGAATAAATCAACAGATATCAGACCAAGTGCTAAATAACAACAACAAAGTTTGAGCTCAAGATAATACAGGCATTCAAAGCTATAACTAAGGGATAGAGTTGGCAACATTATGCAATGAACTTTAAACGGCTCCAAACTGGTGATTGAGTAAGACTTTATATCATAGATAAAGAAGTATATCTGACTATCCCAGATTTCTTATCATTAGTTTTGCCAGAAAAATAGAGAACAAATATACAATTGAAAATGTTCACCAGATTAATTGAGAGCAACTAATCAATTTCAAACAGCTCAATCAATGCTCCGAGGGGGGAAAAAAAGCTACCACACAACACACCCTCTTTGATGTATGAGTTTTCTATGAGGATGTAGGAATACATGCCAAGAGTAACTTACTCTTGTTATTTGGTCAAAAAGTTCTCCACCTTCACAGGACTCAAGTGCCATGTCTTCACAATATATCAAAGAAAACAACGTCAAACAATGAAGCAAATTGAATGAACTGGCAATACATAATTAATGGAAGAAGATCAAGgaagaatttttcctttttttttgtaaaaactaACTAAACAAGTATGCGCATAATATTAATAGAAGGCAACTAAAAATACCTACATAGCGAAAAAGTATCTTGAAATGTAAAATAGAGCCGCACAACGCCAGGATGCTCCAATTGGTCAAGCACTATACGTTCCAGCTTTACATATGCAGTTTTTTTTTCCTTAGTGATGAACTTTTTGTCCATGATCTTCAAAGCATACACCATTCCCGTATCCTTCTTCTTTGCCCTCACAACCTGATGGATATTCAAAATAACAACAAAGTGAATAAGAAGCTCAAATGAGAAATGGTGAGTGAAGAAAAGgatatactaaaataaattaaaacaatttccaataaaaaaaataaaaagaagaaatgtTTAAAGCAGCAAAAactaatgataataaaaaataacccCCCCAAGCAATGTCAAtgaacacacacacacatatatgcatgtatatattctAAACTAACATATCAAGCAGCCGACACTTCTATACAAATTTCATTTCGTAAAGGAGTAGCatgaaacataaataaatttgTCCAGTTTGGGTCATCCTTTTTCACTCTTAAGTCTTAACCATACAGACAGTTTCTGCCTTTTCTGCTCTTATCCAATATATAcattaatttactaaaaatatcAGAAACTTCTTCATTCACATCGTTAATGTCTAGTACACGGCTGAAGTGCTCAAATAACAGAAAGTACTTTAATTTAGCCTCACATTTACAAAAACTCAAATTTCTAAAAGAGTGACAATAAAAAGTGTTTATCAATAAGTTATTTAGATTCTGAGATGGTGAAAAGACAAaagagaaaaaagggaaaaagagatgAACAGcataaaaattaaccaaaaaaatatttgatatcaATGTCATTATCTGTAAGACATAAAACAAAAAGAGAGAAATAAATAAGATCTTGATCCAGCAGTAAAAGGAAAAGCAGTAGGCTCAAAATCCCTCACTCCACTCATGTGCAAGTTGAACTATCACCGATTAAGTAAATATTTGAGGGTAGTAAAATATCACACATAGCCTAAATAAAGCATAGATAGTTCAACATGCACATGAGTGCGGTAGGCTAAAAGATTTTCCGTTCATCCTCTTTCCAAGCATAGCCTAAATATTACACAGTCAGCTAATATAGGAAACAGAAACAGAACAACACATTTTTTATTCAACAGAACATGTTTTTCTTTACACTAAGTTTCTATAAACTAAGCAAAATTATTTCCCTTTCATTCAAATAGCTTGTATCACTACCAAAAAAACCCACAAAATTCACAAAGATAGCTAAATTTATACCAAAAACACACAATTCATAAAGAAAGCATCATTGCCTATCAAGTTCATAAATTAAAGCATGCAAGCATAcatgcaaataataataataataatagtaataaattatAACCAAAAACAGTGTGTGATCTACTTAGAGTGATTTGACTAGAATCAAACtcaagtacaaaaaaaaaaaaaaactaaccttCGAGTAAGAACCAACACCGTAGATCTTACCCAGTTCAAAATCCTGAATACTGAAATTCTCTTGAGGAGCTCTAAATGCAAAGCTTTTAGATCTCTGAACATTGTTAGAAGCAACAGTATTAGAAGAATTGTCTTTGTTAGTATCATCAGTTCCCTCAACCCTAAGCTTTGAATCAAAATCCTTCTCCATGGCCAACATTTCTCTCCCAAAAATCCCCTTACTTTCCCTTTTACAACATCAcagcaataaaaataattattgagagaagcttttctttttcgattttagTTTCCagtcaaagagaaaaaaaaagaaaaagaatcctTTTTCCTCTTTATTGAGATAGATTGGATCTTCCTTAAATATTCTTCTGAAAAAATGaggaaaaaaaagttgaaattgaTTCTTTTCTTGTcactataatataattttatgaaatttatacaaatttgtgtaactataatttaaaatatatatatattatattaaagggaaaaaagatgaaaatgagaGTGATCAGCTTTTGAGGAATTTCAAAACCCtagaaagaaaaaattaatatatgtaaaaaagtGAAAGAGTTGTCTGTATGCTAACTATCTGTtggaataattatattttttaaaatattttaacatttattgaTAATGATTTGTAGCTACGAGTTTGGGAATGATTTGAGttaataacttttaatttgattgtaaattttaaattaaaagtagGTTTCTAATTTATGGTAAtgctaattcaattttaaaaaccaaGCAATAACAAGAATGTTGTgagtttgattcttttattgcTGTAACTTTTTCCCAATTCAATATTTGCTAAATGAATTTTatggtttaaaattattttagttacatattttatgttttattttaataaattatgtttctaactaattaattataacTATTATATTCCAATATTTAACTCACATCTGcaaatagtaattttaaaatttaaatattattcgaaTCCCCTCTATTTGAAATGTAAAGTGAGGAATTTGATGAAGGATAAATATATGCTAcatcattttctcttttctcca
This window encodes:
- the LOC107960316 gene encoding 3-phosphoinositide-dependent protein kinase 2, translated to MLAMEKDFDSKLRVEGTDDTNKDNSSNTVASNNVQRSKSFAFRAPQENFSIQDFELGKIYGVGSYSKVVRAKKKDTGMVYALKIMDKKFITKEKKTAYVKLERIVLDQLEHPGVVRLYFTFQDTFSLYMALESCEGGELFDQITRKGRLSEDEARFYAAEVVDALEYIHNMGLIHRDIKPENLLLTTDGHIKIADFGSVKPMQNSQITVLPNASSDDKACTFVGTAAYVPPEVLNSSPATFGNDLWALGCTLYQMLSGTSPFKDASEWLIFQRIIARDIRFPNYFSEEARDLIDRLLDLDPSKRPGAGPDGYATLKMHPFFRGIDWSSLRAQTPPKLALETGAQSSDGDDYNDSSWNPTHIGDGSARQSDGIVSSSSSAESSGHITRLASIDSFDSKWQQFLDPGESVLMISMVKKLQKLSSKKVQLILTDKPKLIYVDPSKLVVKGNIIWSNNSNDLSVQVTSPSHFKICTPKTVLSFDDAKQRAWQWKKVIEGLQNR